A genome region from Streptomyces finlayi includes the following:
- a CDS encoding BREX system ATP-binding domain-containing protein, with the protein MVQELFGRSEEFKIITEMLDSAVAGAGAVSLMEGMIGTGKTALLRWAEATARDKGMVVLSATASPVEQHFSLGIVHQLLATLPQTAQGWERALATSTKSDGGRTGHDYPLLAELCAGVGRAARCSPILLTVDSLQHADRESLLWLGFLSRRLANLPVVLLATKRCGETASDQHLLVEFMEGIRPDRHIHLRDLSPSAASDLAAALCGHDHESVDALVAGAGGNPYLLTEQMRNVPAEQIRTTSAGPGARPHDGPGHAADEISAEQPPAGPQDERVHLQGVKERILCMLRRLDPHCLKIARAASTLGSPLDPAILSDLCGVPTEEACRSLSRLTESGLLCRHDMKFRHPLLSELLYQDIPCAERAELHLLAARFMRRRGAPPADVSAHLLRSHRLDEPWMVRLLLDAAQGMVGRDPARARRLIEKAVLHGVPDELAVRAEGMRIQALTALDLPASARALTAHAAGPLRPEERLREALRLSDILLRLDELSGAREVLEKARAELGSADPSSAARLRRRLTHVRLHEGTYRADDRCGGEDRLERVLLLRTATGDSARAARRIANRSLTVPRAPYGSSTWYHALLALLWSGDVDEARRHLDTEVRLARAQGAVTRIAEALVVRALVQLHRGLLADAEDDACQSLELLTRIRASRHHVGALARSVLIDVALEKDDIAAASALLDEAPPLAGEQPRTWWRLYLLHSAGRALGRLGQVPRGLALIAQCEEELARRGIVNPAVLPWRSTRSGLLLAQRNVVAARRAAREETELARRWNAPFALGRALVAEAAASSGSEALHLTGQALDILEPSPTPLLFAHALYEAGRAHRQAGKARRTRELLHRANEMAISLGADGLVEAVQWELRYAGGRPDPRKDSAESLLTPTERQVSELAARGMSNRDIARLLKVSLRNIESHLTHSYRKLRISRRHELAKYFPPEEEPAAPPVLLRQIRTALTPPHQLRTG; encoded by the coding sequence ATGGTCCAGGAGCTGTTCGGCAGGAGCGAAGAATTCAAAATCATCACTGAGATGCTCGATTCCGCTGTCGCGGGTGCGGGCGCGGTCTCGCTGATGGAGGGAATGATCGGGACGGGGAAGACCGCTCTGCTCCGCTGGGCCGAGGCGACCGCCCGCGACAAGGGAATGGTCGTACTCTCCGCCACCGCGTCCCCCGTCGAACAGCACTTCTCGCTGGGCATCGTGCACCAGCTTCTGGCCACCCTGCCGCAGACCGCGCAGGGCTGGGAGCGCGCCCTGGCCACGTCCACCAAGAGCGACGGCGGCCGGACCGGGCACGACTACCCGCTGCTCGCGGAACTGTGCGCGGGCGTCGGCCGGGCGGCACGGTGCTCCCCGATCCTCCTGACGGTCGACTCCCTACAGCACGCCGACCGCGAGTCCCTGCTCTGGCTCGGCTTCCTCAGCCGCCGCCTGGCCAACCTGCCCGTGGTGCTGCTCGCCACCAAACGCTGCGGCGAGACGGCGAGCGACCAGCACCTGCTGGTCGAGTTCATGGAGGGCATCCGCCCCGACCGCCACATCCACCTGCGCGACCTGAGCCCCAGCGCCGCGTCCGATCTGGCCGCCGCGCTGTGCGGCCACGACCACGAGTCCGTGGACGCGCTGGTGGCCGGCGCGGGCGGCAACCCGTATCTGCTGACCGAACAGATGCGCAACGTACCCGCCGAGCAGATACGGACCACGTCCGCGGGCCCCGGCGCCCGGCCCCACGACGGTCCAGGGCATGCCGCCGACGAGATCAGCGCCGAGCAGCCACCGGCGGGCCCGCAGGACGAACGGGTGCACCTTCAGGGCGTCAAGGAGCGCATCCTGTGCATGCTCCGCCGTCTCGATCCGCACTGCCTGAAAATCGCCCGGGCGGCCAGCACCCTCGGCTCACCCCTGGATCCCGCCATCCTCTCCGACCTGTGCGGGGTGCCGACGGAGGAGGCGTGCCGCAGCCTGTCGCGGCTCACCGAGTCCGGGCTGCTGTGCCGGCACGACATGAAGTTCCGCCACCCCCTGCTGTCGGAACTCCTCTACCAGGACATCCCGTGCGCCGAGCGCGCCGAACTCCATCTGCTCGCCGCCCGGTTCATGCGGCGCAGGGGCGCGCCGCCCGCGGACGTCTCCGCGCATCTGCTGCGCTCCCACCGGCTCGACGAGCCGTGGATGGTCCGGCTGCTCCTGGACGCCGCGCAGGGCATGGTCGGCCGCGACCCCGCGCGGGCCAGGCGGCTGATCGAGAAGGCCGTCCTGCACGGCGTACCCGACGAACTGGCAGTCCGCGCCGAGGGAATGCGGATCCAGGCGCTCACCGCCCTCGACCTGCCGGCCTCCGCCCGCGCGCTCACCGCGCACGCCGCCGGGCCCCTGCGGCCCGAGGAACGGCTCCGTGAGGCGCTGCGGCTGTCCGACATCCTGCTGCGGCTCGACGAACTCAGCGGTGCCCGAGAGGTCCTGGAGAAGGCCCGGGCCGAACTCGGCTCCGCCGACCCCTCGTCGGCCGCACGGCTGCGGCGCCGGCTCACCCATGTCCGGCTCCACGAGGGCACCTACCGCGCGGATGACCGGTGCGGCGGGGAGGACCGGCTCGAACGGGTGCTGCTGCTGCGCACCGCGACGGGCGACTCGGCCCGGGCCGCCCGGCGCATCGCCAACCGGTCCCTGACCGTGCCCCGCGCGCCGTACGGCTCCTCCACCTGGTACCACGCGTTGCTCGCCCTGCTGTGGTCGGGCGACGTGGACGAGGCACGGCGGCACCTGGACACCGAGGTGCGGCTGGCCCGCGCCCAGGGAGCGGTGACCCGGATCGCGGAGGCCCTGGTCGTAAGGGCTCTGGTACAGCTGCACCGGGGCCTGCTCGCGGACGCCGAGGACGACGCCTGCCAGTCGCTCGAACTGCTCACCCGGATCCGTGCCTCGCGCCACCACGTGGGAGCGCTGGCCCGCAGCGTCCTCATCGACGTGGCCCTGGAGAAGGACGACATCGCCGCGGCCAGCGCCCTGCTCGACGAGGCGCCGCCGCTCGCGGGTGAGCAGCCCCGCACCTGGTGGCGGCTGTACCTCCTGCACAGCGCGGGCCGTGCTCTTGGCCGGCTCGGGCAGGTCCCGCGCGGTCTCGCCCTGATCGCCCAGTGCGAGGAGGAACTGGCCCGCAGGGGCATCGTCAACCCCGCGGTCCTGCCCTGGCGCTCCACCCGCTCCGGGCTCCTGCTGGCGCAGCGCAACGTGGTCGCGGCCCGCCGCGCGGCCCGCGAGGAGACCGAGCTCGCCCGCCGCTGGAACGCGCCCTTCGCGCTGGGCCGCGCTCTGGTCGCGGAGGCCGCGGCGAGCTCGGGATCCGAGGCGCTGCACCTCACGGGCCAGGCCCTGGACATCCTCGAACCGTCCCCCACGCCCCTGCTGTTCGCCCACGCCCTGTACGAGGCGGGGCGTGCCCACCGCCAGGCCGGCAAGGCCCGGCGCACCCGTGAACTGCTGCACCGGGCCAATGAGATGGCCATCTCGCTCGGCGCCGACGGGCTGGTGGAGGCGGTGCAGTGGGAGCTGCGGTACGCGGGCGGCCGGCCCGATCCGCGCAAGGACTCCGCCGAGTCGTTGCTCACCCCCACCGAGCGGCAGGTCTCGGAGCTGGCCGCGCGCGGGATGAGCAACCGGGACATCGCGCGGCTGCTCAAGGTGAGCCTGCGCAACATCGAGTCCCATCTCACTCACTCCTACCGCAAGTTGCGGATCAGCAGGCGGCACGAGCTGGCCAAGTACTTCCCGCCCGAGGAGGAGCCCGCGGCGCCGCCGGTACTGCTGCGGCAGATCCGCACCGCGCTCACCCCGCCACATCAGCTGCGGACCGGCTGA
- a CDS encoding thioesterase II family protein — protein MSGDQGTQGDNSVRLFCLPFEGVSAGVYLPWARITGSSLVITPVELPGRGRHPRTRPCRDLEALMAEIMPYVARMCDRPFALYGHGFGALLAYETAARLEWEHDAVAERLYVSGSGIPHNRTVPERAVGHLPDAAMIGRLRDRGRMPPVSRDPRRAARALPALRADLTVMEAYRRDPRHILHCPVTAMGGVRDRGLTGADLSGWRRCTRRALRVEMFPGDHYFPLTAQQEILETFGRDLIRPAAARRLLSVAGY, from the coding sequence ATGAGCGGCGACCAGGGCACCCAGGGCGACAATTCAGTACGGCTCTTCTGTCTCCCCTTCGAGGGGGTGTCGGCCGGCGTGTATCTGCCGTGGGCCCGGATCACCGGCAGCTCACTGGTGATCACGCCCGTCGAACTGCCCGGCCGCGGACGCCATCCGCGCACCAGACCGTGCCGTGATCTTGAGGCGCTGATGGCCGAGATCATGCCGTACGTGGCCCGCATGTGCGACCGGCCGTTCGCGCTGTACGGGCACGGCTTCGGCGCCCTGCTCGCCTACGAGACAGCGGCCCGGCTCGAATGGGAGCACGACGCGGTGGCCGAACGGCTGTATGTGTCGGGTTCCGGCATCCCGCACAACCGGACCGTGCCGGAGCGGGCGGTGGGCCATCTGCCGGACGCCGCCATGATCGGCAGGCTCCGCGACCGGGGCCGGATGCCCCCGGTCTCCCGTGACCCGCGACGAGCGGCCCGGGCACTGCCCGCACTGCGCGCGGACCTCACCGTCATGGAGGCCTACCGGCGCGACCCGCGCCACATCCTGCACTGCCCGGTCACCGCGATGGGCGGGGTACGCGATCGCGGCCTGACCGGCGCGGACCTGAGCGGCTGGCGCCGGTGCACCCGGCGCGCCCTGCGGGTGGAGATGTTCCCCGGCGACCACTACTTCCCGCTCACCGCACAGCAGGAGATCCTGGAGACGTTCGGGCGGGATCTGATCCGCCCGGCGGCCGCCCGGCGCCTGCTTTCGGTCGCCGGATACTGA
- a CDS encoding group II truncated hemoglobin translates to MTDRIPTLYERIGGAEALERLTEEFYRRVRKDEMLAPLFQYMEDDHPQHVATFLGEVLGGPEAYTEHHGGYPHMVSRHRGRSIKPEQRARWVELMLEAMDVVGLPEDAEFRSAFVGYIEFGSRRAMANSQRGAAPSSRTTIKKWGWGEAVPGED, encoded by the coding sequence GTGACGGACCGGATACCCACCCTGTACGAACGCATCGGCGGCGCCGAGGCGTTGGAACGCCTCACCGAGGAATTCTACCGGCGCGTACGCAAGGACGAGATGCTGGCACCGCTCTTCCAGTACATGGAGGACGACCACCCGCAGCACGTCGCGACCTTCCTCGGCGAGGTCCTTGGCGGCCCCGAGGCCTACACCGAGCACCACGGCGGCTACCCGCACATGGTCTCGCGCCACCGGGGCCGGTCCATCAAGCCGGAGCAGCGCGCGCGGTGGGTGGAACTGATGCTGGAGGCCATGGATGTCGTGGGCCTTCCCGAGGACGCCGAGTTCCGCTCCGCGTTCGTCGGGTACATCGAGTTCGGCTCGCGCCGCGCGATGGCCAACTCCCAGCGTGGGGCGGCACCTTCGAGCCGTACCACCATCAAGAAGTGGGGCTGGGGCGAGGCCGTGCCCGGTGAGGACTGA
- a CDS encoding AfsR/SARP family transcriptional regulator: protein MKIRILGPLHAETNGVPVVPTAAKTRQVLALLALRAGQLVPVTVLREELWGPVPPRSAHNTFQTYILRLRRALAEGLGGPEGPARARQLLSTGHGGYALRVTEDDVDAFAFQRAARAGHAAFSDGDDESASRLLRQALALWRGPALVDVRAGSALRIHAAALEESRMLATERCVDAELRLGRHAELLAELVQLTERHPAHERLHAQAMVAFYRSGRQSAALGLYRRLRRGLIEELGLEPAPQLQRLHQAMLMVDPRLDTDTRGGPPTRAFDLYAA from the coding sequence GTGAAGATACGGATTCTTGGCCCGTTGCACGCCGAGACGAACGGTGTTCCCGTCGTCCCCACGGCGGCGAAGACGCGGCAGGTCCTGGCACTCCTCGCGCTCCGTGCGGGACAGCTCGTCCCGGTGACCGTCCTGCGGGAGGAGCTGTGGGGGCCAGTGCCGCCGCGCAGCGCGCACAACACCTTCCAGACGTACATCCTGCGGCTGCGCCGCGCCCTGGCCGAGGGCCTGGGCGGCCCCGAAGGACCGGCGAGGGCCCGACAGCTCCTGTCCACCGGGCACGGCGGCTACGCGCTGCGGGTCACCGAGGACGACGTGGACGCCTTCGCCTTCCAGCGGGCGGCGCGGGCCGGCCACGCGGCCTTTTCGGACGGTGACGACGAGTCTGCGTCCCGGCTGCTGCGCCAGGCCCTGGCGCTGTGGCGGGGACCGGCGCTCGTGGACGTACGGGCCGGGTCGGCGCTGCGGATCCACGCGGCCGCTCTGGAGGAGAGCCGGATGCTCGCCACCGAGCGGTGCGTCGACGCCGAGCTCCGGCTCGGACGGCACGCCGAACTCCTGGCGGAACTCGTCCAGTTGACGGAGCGTCACCCCGCACACGAGCGGCTGCACGCCCAGGCCATGGTGGCGTTCTACCGCTCGGGGCGGCAGTCCGCGGCCCTCGGCCTCTACCGCAGGCTGCGCCGGGGACTGATTGAGGAGCTTGGCCTTGAGCCGGCTCCCCAACTCCAGCGCCTGCACCAGGCGATGCTCATGGTCGACCCCCGGCTCGACACGGACACGCGGGGCGGCCCGCCCACCCGGGCCTTCGACCTGTACGCGGCCTGA
- a CDS encoding class I SAM-dependent methyltransferase: MTPTHRAKGLDGEALGDEPEHDAEPLSGFLAEASHWLRDLLGPEDRVTAAVRRILDIGSGPGEASCQLARVFSRADVVAVDRSAEHLAQAEIRAAECGLGGQVTTRQAELPEEFGRLGPADLIWTGNVCRHLGDQQAALRSLASALRPGGMLAVAERGLAPRFLPRDIGIGKPGLQARLDSALEERFTAGRARLPGVTSVIEDWPCMLASAGLVPTGSRSFLIDLPAPLGLAARRHLHTRLRRILEELGDELDLVDRLTVEQLLDGDACTGILWRPDAFYLTAVTVHTARLCGPRD, encoded by the coding sequence ATGACACCCACTCACCGCGCCAAGGGCCTCGACGGCGAGGCCCTTGGTGACGAGCCGGAGCACGACGCGGAACCGCTCTCCGGTTTCCTTGCGGAGGCGTCGCACTGGCTGCGTGACCTGCTCGGACCCGAGGACCGGGTCACGGCGGCGGTCCGCCGGATCCTCGACATCGGCAGCGGGCCCGGCGAGGCCTCCTGCCAACTGGCCCGCGTCTTCTCCCGGGCGGACGTCGTCGCCGTCGACCGGTCCGCCGAGCATCTTGCCCAGGCCGAGATCCGCGCCGCCGAGTGCGGCCTGGGCGGGCAAGTCACCACCCGGCAGGCCGAACTGCCGGAGGAGTTCGGCCGGTTGGGGCCGGCCGATCTCATCTGGACCGGCAATGTCTGCCGGCATCTGGGTGACCAGCAGGCGGCGCTGCGGAGCCTGGCGTCCGCGCTGCGGCCCGGCGGCATGCTCGCCGTCGCCGAGCGCGGCCTCGCGCCCCGCTTCCTGCCCCGCGACATCGGCATCGGAAAGCCCGGCCTCCAGGCCCGCCTCGACTCCGCCCTTGAGGAACGCTTTACCGCCGGAAGGGCCCGGCTTCCGGGCGTCACCTCCGTGATCGAGGACTGGCCGTGCATGCTGGCGTCCGCCGGACTCGTCCCCACCGGCAGCCGGAGCTTCCTCATCGACCTGCCCGCCCCGCTGGGCCTGGCCGCGCGCCGGCATCTGCACACCCGGTTGCGCCGCATCCTCGAAGAACTGGGCGACGAACTCGACCTCGTCGACCGGCTGACCGTGGAACAGCTCCTGGACGGGGACGCCTGTACGGGCATCCTGTGGCGTCCCGACGCCTTCTACCTCACGGCGGTCACCGTGCACACGGCCCGCCTGTGCGGTCCCCGGGACTGA
- a CDS encoding NAD(P)/FAD-dependent oxidoreductase: MSANGNANGSGFDVAIVGNGVLGLSLAWVLAQRGQRVAVLGQPHRPWAGSTASGAMLGCFGEVTTSLLATEQGRAKLELGIQAKNLWPQWLAQLEEGTEGAPVRTANGTSVILNTIGTAEIDDANYNAIRAELTRYDEPFEDVDATDVDWVDAEPISRPLRAFHIPGEHAVNSAALLERLEQAAVRAGATLVPEFATRVVHRGEQVTGVVTTSGQTISADHVTLAAGARSQELIDSLPIGSRVPRLVSGYGVSALVKTGDGTIPDSVIRTPNRSFACGLHVVPRGDGHVYLGATNVISVEPRDTAEMRDLVFLLQCAHRQVRRNLWNSDVTKVQVGNRPVSMDGSPLLGQGGMKGLWIMTGTYRDGLHLSPLLAQDFAARILGEEPQADLDRFTPLRQPLPTGTREEIVDVLIDHQIGIGYEQDWTIPVEWHQWIEMDLRPATLAWANELDPEFTPPAELLFASRFDPELVSLLRKYYATCRENS, from the coding sequence ATGAGCGCCAACGGGAACGCGAACGGTTCCGGCTTCGACGTCGCCATTGTCGGCAATGGAGTCCTCGGGCTTTCGCTCGCATGGGTCCTCGCACAGCGGGGACAGCGCGTCGCCGTGCTGGGCCAGCCGCACCGCCCCTGGGCCGGATCGACCGCGTCCGGAGCGATGCTCGGCTGTTTCGGTGAGGTCACCACCTCGCTGCTCGCCACCGAGCAGGGCCGCGCCAAGCTCGAACTCGGCATCCAGGCCAAGAACTTGTGGCCGCAGTGGCTCGCCCAGCTGGAGGAGGGCACCGAGGGTGCCCCGGTGAGGACGGCCAACGGCACGAGCGTCATCCTCAACACCATCGGCACGGCCGAGATCGACGACGCCAACTACAACGCCATCCGCGCCGAGCTCACCCGCTACGACGAGCCCTTCGAGGACGTCGACGCCACCGACGTCGACTGGGTGGACGCCGAGCCGATCTCCCGGCCGCTGAGGGCCTTCCACATACCCGGTGAGCACGCCGTCAACTCCGCGGCCCTGCTTGAGCGCCTTGAGCAGGCGGCCGTCAGGGCCGGCGCCACCCTCGTCCCGGAGTTCGCGACCCGCGTCGTGCACCGGGGCGAGCAGGTGACCGGCGTCGTCACCACCTCCGGGCAGACGATCAGCGCCGACCATGTGACGCTGGCCGCCGGCGCGCGCAGTCAGGAGCTCATCGACAGCCTGCCCATCGGCTCCCGCGTCCCGCGCCTGGTCAGCGGATACGGTGTCTCGGCGCTGGTCAAGACCGGGGACGGCACCATCCCCGACAGCGTCATCCGCACCCCCAACCGCTCCTTCGCCTGCGGTCTGCACGTCGTGCCGCGCGGCGACGGGCACGTCTACCTCGGCGCCACCAACGTCATCTCCGTGGAGCCGCGCGACACGGCCGAGATGCGCGACCTCGTCTTCCTCCTGCAGTGCGCCCACCGGCAGGTCCGCCGCAACCTGTGGAACAGCGACGTCACCAAGGTGCAGGTGGGCAACCGGCCGGTGTCCATGGACGGCTCCCCGCTGCTCGGCCAGGGCGGCATGAAGGGCCTGTGGATCATGACCGGCACCTACCGCGACGGTCTGCACCTCTCCCCGCTCCTGGCCCAGGACTTCGCCGCCCGGATCCTGGGCGAGGAGCCGCAGGCCGACCTGGACCGCTTCACCCCGCTGCGCCAGCCCCTGCCCACGGGCACCCGCGAGGAGATCGTCGACGTCCTCATCGACCACCAGATAGGCATCGGCTACGAGCAGGACTGGACGATCCCCGTCGAGTGGCACCAGTGGATCGAGATGGACCTGCGCCCGGCCACCCTGGCCTGGGCCAACGAGCTCGACCCGGAGTTCACCCCGCCGGCCGAGCTGCTGTTCGCCTCCCGCTTCGACCCCGAGCTGGTCAGCCTGCTGCGCAAGTACTACGCGACCTGCCGCGAGAACAGCTGA
- a CDS encoding flavoprotein, producing the protein MENRNSPQTAGKRILVGATGSIAVTGLPSYIEAMRRRIAGSTFTVLLTHTAASFVSPDSLALFAERVVYGDSSAHWPTDKPSRLAGDHDVLAVLPATAHTLAAAAGGAAPNRVLTVALSVDYPVVYFPVMGAKMWHKPAVQRNIAQIREDGGIVNEPEWHDGFDPTTGTASHHPGLPSPDAVATVIDGLLAKQR; encoded by the coding sequence ATGGAAAATCGAAACTCCCCTCAGACCGCCGGGAAACGCATACTCGTCGGGGCCACCGGTTCCATTGCGGTGACCGGGCTTCCGTCGTATATCGAGGCGATGCGCCGAAGGATCGCGGGCAGCACGTTCACGGTTCTCCTCACGCACACCGCGGCCTCGTTCGTCTCACCCGACAGCCTCGCGCTCTTCGCGGAGCGCGTGGTGTACGGGGACTCATCCGCGCACTGGCCCACCGACAAGCCCTCCCGGCTCGCCGGTGACCACGACGTCCTCGCGGTCCTGCCGGCCACCGCCCACACCCTGGCCGCCGCGGCCGGCGGCGCCGCGCCCAACCGCGTGCTGACGGTGGCCCTTTCGGTGGACTACCCCGTCGTCTACTTCCCGGTGATGGGCGCCAAGATGTGGCACAAGCCGGCCGTCCAGCGCAACATCGCGCAGATCCGCGAGGACGGCGGGATCGTCAACGAACCCGAGTGGCACGACGGTTTCGACCCGACCACGGGCACCGCGAGCCACCACCCGGGGCTGCCCTCGCCGGACGCGGTGGCCACGGTGATCGACGGACTCCTCGCCAAACAGCGCTGA
- a CDS encoding MFS transporter has protein sequence MSAQTETHEAASPKASNRLPFAVYLLAFSLFAMGSAEFLLAGVLPDVADDLHISLSSAGSLISAFAIGVVIGGPPLAVLTLRWPRRTTLVVSQVLFALFVAAGLVTDNLTVLIITRFLCGLAYAGFWAVAAVTAIGLVTPDRTARASGVVVSGLSIAMVAGGPAGALLSHFTGWRGGFWAVVALTVLGAISTAVVVPTTTAVQEPSVARELRTMRKPQLWVVYAATLLSTAAYMISYNYLAAFLKDITGVGSVWVPAILVLFGVGAFAGLSVGGRIADGRPHHALLIGAGGILVTSALLAVLGHHVVAVVILVLLLGVAGFVLNPAIYGRVFTVAADAPTLAGATAVSMFQLGISLVPVLAGVAMGAGASLDVIPWLGAGLAVLTIPVVLIERTMARGRAWSPGAGEN, from the coding sequence ATGAGCGCCCAGACCGAGACGCACGAGGCGGCCTCCCCGAAGGCGAGCAACCGGCTGCCCTTCGCGGTCTATCTGCTCGCGTTCAGCCTGTTCGCCATGGGCAGCGCCGAGTTCCTGCTCGCCGGCGTCCTGCCGGACGTCGCCGACGACCTGCACATCTCGCTCTCCTCCGCCGGTTCGCTGATCTCCGCGTTCGCCATCGGCGTGGTCATCGGCGGCCCGCCGCTCGCGGTCCTGACCCTGCGCTGGCCGCGCCGGACCACGCTGGTGGTCTCGCAGGTCCTGTTCGCCCTGTTCGTGGCGGCCGGCCTGGTGACCGACAACCTCACCGTGCTGATCATCACCCGCTTCCTGTGCGGTCTGGCCTACGCGGGATTCTGGGCGGTCGCCGCGGTCACCGCGATCGGACTCGTCACCCCCGACCGCACCGCAAGGGCCTCCGGCGTGGTGGTCAGCGGACTCAGCATCGCCATGGTCGCCGGCGGCCCGGCCGGCGCGCTGCTCAGCCACTTCACCGGCTGGCGGGGCGGATTCTGGGCGGTGGTCGCCCTGACCGTGCTCGGCGCGATCTCCACCGCCGTCGTCGTCCCCACGACCACGGCGGTCCAAGAGCCCAGCGTTGCCCGCGAGTTGCGCACCATGCGCAAGCCGCAGCTGTGGGTGGTGTACGCGGCGACCCTGCTGAGCACCGCCGCGTACATGATCTCGTACAACTACCTGGCGGCCTTCCTGAAGGACATCACCGGCGTCGGCTCCGTGTGGGTGCCCGCGATCCTCGTGCTCTTCGGCGTCGGCGCCTTCGCCGGCCTGTCGGTGGGCGGCCGGATCGCCGACGGGCGGCCGCATCACGCGCTGCTCATCGGAGCGGGCGGCATTCTGGTCACCTCGGCGCTGCTCGCCGTCCTCGGCCACCATGTCGTGGCCGTCGTCATCCTGGTGCTGCTCCTGGGCGTCGCCGGGTTCGTGCTCAACCCCGCCATCTACGGGCGGGTGTTCACCGTGGCGGCCGACGCGCCGACGCTCGCGGGGGCCACCGCCGTCTCGATGTTCCAGCTCGGCATCAGCCTCGTGCCCGTCCTGGCGGGCGTGGCCATGGGAGCCGGAGCCAGTCTTGACGTCATCCCCTGGCTGGGCGCGGGCCTTGCCGTCCTCACCATCCCCGTCGTCCTGATCGAACGGACGATGGCCCGCGGCCGGGCGTGGAGCCCGGGGGCCGGCGAGAACTGA
- a CDS encoding RidA family protein: protein MAVEAIDPPGLPKPYGWRQLAVGTGSRVIFLSGQTPRTADGEPVGMGDLAAQTEQVYLNIATGLEAAGATFDDVLRLTVYVVDWSLDKWEAITAGAERAAAKLGADVIRPTTLVGVATLAEPDFLIEVEATAIAA, encoded by the coding sequence ATGGCAGTCGAGGCGATAGACCCGCCGGGCCTCCCCAAGCCCTACGGATGGCGGCAGCTGGCCGTCGGTACCGGCAGCCGGGTGATATTCCTCAGCGGCCAGACCCCGCGCACCGCCGACGGCGAGCCGGTCGGCATGGGCGATCTCGCGGCCCAGACCGAGCAGGTCTACCTCAACATCGCCACCGGCCTCGAAGCCGCGGGCGCCACCTTCGACGACGTACTGCGCCTGACCGTCTACGTCGTGGACTGGTCGCTGGACAAGTGGGAGGCCATCACCGCCGGCGCCGAGCGCGCCGCGGCCAAGCTGGGCGCGGACGTCATCCGGCCCACCACCCTGGTCGGGGTGGCCACGCTCGCCGAACCCGACTTCCTCATCGAGGTCGAGGCGACCGCCATCGCCGCCTGA
- a CDS encoding methyltransferase has protein sequence MDNKLGYELGNWVVSQIQSPDRPTQTVFTLLDQEWELLPEVFPPYTDPGPGLFASWVPYEKGSRFLEMGCGAGIAAVLAAQNGSEHVVALDINPAAAENTRRNAAKHGVSDRVTALASDLFDALEPTETFDLVFWNTPFIEAPESRPYADQIERAVFDPGYEMVRRFFRDVAGHLAPGGTVCIGTSEAMGNKDKLLRAAADAGFEGHRHRSESAELPAADFPRSPVVAAHTNERGIVDMDFTMYTFQRR, from the coding sequence ATGGACAACAAACTCGGTTACGAACTCGGCAACTGGGTGGTGTCGCAGATCCAGAGTCCGGACCGTCCCACGCAGACGGTCTTCACTCTGCTGGACCAGGAGTGGGAACTGCTTCCCGAGGTGTTTCCGCCCTACACCGACCCGGGCCCCGGGCTTTTCGCCTCTTGGGTGCCGTACGAGAAGGGCAGCCGCTTCCTGGAGATGGGATGCGGCGCGGGAATCGCCGCGGTCCTCGCCGCCCAGAACGGCAGCGAGCACGTGGTCGCCCTCGACATCAACCCGGCCGCCGCCGAGAACACCCGCCGCAACGCGGCAAAGCACGGGGTGTCCGACCGGGTCACGGCGCTCGCCAGCGATCTGTTCGACGCCCTTGAGCCCACCGAGACCTTCGACCTCGTCTTCTGGAACACCCCGTTCATCGAGGCACCCGAGAGCCGGCCCTACGCCGACCAGATCGAGCGCGCGGTCTTCGACCCCGGATACGAGATGGTGCGCAGGTTCTTCCGCGACGTCGCGGGACACCTGGCCCCCGGCGGCACGGTGTGCATCGGCACCAGCGAGGCCATGGGCAACAAGGACAAGCTGCTGCGGGCGGCCGCCGACGCCGGTTTCGAGGGCCACCGCCACCGCAGCGAGTCCGCCGAACTGCCCGCGGCCGACTTCCCGCGGTCCCCGGTGGTCGCGGCCCACACCAACGAGCGCGGAATCGTGGACATGGACTTCACGATGTACACCTTCCAGCGCCGCTGA